A portion of the Mesotoga infera genome contains these proteins:
- a CDS encoding HD domain-containing protein produces MSLDESTDFNLDLIDEAVMMVDPTGRISFQNIPSRKYFGDIVGKEYNILFGSSDLFIDNAGSVWSISSYFDKSKFCDVKILKKANRINIESLVEKEKPGSMNDSTESLENPAAYSTASSAIHHFETDSSLNRLFRRVFEEQFIGAAIFSVDRTCEKITPLAKNLAFELNRLARLPVVEGLALVRPISKADHLYLQALKRVARTGRQERIVLSEEIYHEEVWIKPISNRELVSMHREITTEINDLTELATARSIIDTVDQAVISTDERGVIILTNRAAEKLFGRKRDQIIGRDLFSFIEVRGNRNENRLINNGSRGDKRLLIVTRSDGSRVEVDALVTKIDGAHSDGPGGRVVYSFSKSSFEHVLPESTEKTIKSLIETLSTVVEVRDPYTAGHQRRVSKLATAIATEIGLNSDQIDTVREGALLHDIGKISVPTEILSKPGRLTENEWFLIQSHSEAGFKMLERIELPWPVSSIVRQHHERLDGSGYPQGLRGKEIPFETRIVTVADVFEAIVSHRPYRPAHETAAAIAELTEGAGKLYDPDVVDCCLSVVGSGFSLD; encoded by the coding sequence TTGTCATTAGATGAATCAACAGACTTTAATCTCGACCTTATTGATGAAGCGGTCATGATGGTTGATCCTACTGGAAGAATTTCCTTCCAGAACATTCCTTCGAGAAAGTACTTCGGTGATATTGTTGGCAAAGAGTACAATATTCTCTTCGGTTCTAGCGATTTGTTTATAGACAATGCCGGCTCTGTGTGGAGCATCTCCTCATATTTCGACAAAAGCAAATTCTGTGATGTCAAGATCCTGAAGAAGGCAAATAGGATTAACATCGAGTCTTTAGTTGAAAAGGAGAAGCCGGGAAGTATGAACGATAGCACTGAAAGCCTTGAGAATCCGGCTGCCTATTCAACAGCTTCGAGCGCGATTCACCATTTTGAGACTGACAGTAGCCTCAACAGGTTATTCAGAAGAGTCTTTGAAGAACAGTTCATTGGAGCCGCGATTTTTTCTGTAGACAGAACTTGCGAAAAGATTACTCCCTTAGCGAAGAACCTCGCTTTTGAACTTAACCGGCTGGCACGACTCCCCGTTGTAGAAGGCCTTGCTCTAGTAAGACCCATTAGCAAGGCCGATCATCTTTATTTGCAGGCGCTGAAAAGAGTTGCGAGAACGGGAAGACAAGAGAGAATTGTGCTTTCTGAGGAAATCTATCACGAGGAAGTCTGGATAAAACCGATTTCCAATAGAGAGTTAGTAAGCATGCACAGAGAGATTACTACCGAAATCAATGACCTAACTGAGTTAGCTACTGCAAGGAGCATTATCGATACAGTTGATCAGGCAGTGATTTCTACTGACGAAAGAGGAGTGATTATCCTTACTAACAGAGCCGCCGAGAAGCTTTTCGGAAGAAAAAGAGATCAAATTATTGGGAGAGATTTGTTCAGCTTCATAGAAGTAAGAGGTAATCGAAATGAGAATAGACTGATTAATAACGGCAGTCGAGGCGATAAACGTTTATTGATAGTCACTCGGAGTGATGGATCACGAGTAGAGGTCGATGCTTTAGTGACGAAGATTGACGGCGCCCATTCTGACGGACCGGGAGGAAGAGTTGTCTATTCCTTTTCCAAATCAAGTTTTGAACATGTTCTTCCCGAATCGACTGAGAAAACTATTAAAAGCCTTATTGAGACCCTCTCAACAGTGGTTGAGGTTAGAGATCCATACACAGCCGGTCACCAACGAAGAGTCAGCAAACTCGCTACGGCAATAGCAACCGAAATAGGGCTCAACTCGGATCAAATAGATACTGTACGTGAGGGCGCACTTCTCCATGATATTGGTAAGATTTCTGTGCCAACTGAGATACTTAGCAAACCGGGGCGACTTACGGAAAATGAATGGTTCCTTATTCAAAGTCATAGCGAAGCAGGTTTTAAGATGCTGGAAAGAATCGAACTACCGTGGCCAGTATCAAGCATCGTACGGCAGCACCATGAACGGCTTGACGGTTCCGGATATCCCCAGGGATTAAGGGGTAAGGAAATTCCTTTTGAAACGAGGATCGTAACGGTCGCGGATGTGTTTGAAGCAATTGTATCCCACCGGCCATACAGGCCTGCACATGAAACTGCAGCAGCGATCGCTGAACTTACTGAAGGAGCAGGCAAACTCTACGACCCTGACGTTGTTGATTGCTGTCTATCGGTAGTGGGGAGCGGATTCTCACTTGATTAG